DNA from Bacillus sp. Marseille-P3661:
CCAATCAATACCATCCCGGATAAATGTAGATTGTGGTCGGATAAGTTCTGCATTTTGTTCAACATCTGCTAATCTAACAATAGGTAAACCGTTATCCTTTAGGGGTAATGTCTTGGTTTCTTTCAAAACTAACTGAATAAAAGGATGTGCAGTTCCTAACAAAGTAATGATAATCACCATTATCGCAAAAAAAGTGGTTACTCTTCGTTGTTTCTTCCATGGAGCACTATGATTAATTGGTTTTCCCTCTAATAATGATTTTCGTAATGCACGAATTGCTAACGCTGCCTGCAGGGAAGTGAATGACGAATATCCAACAAAAATTGTAATAACTGTTTGTTGAATAACTTGTCCCTCTACTAGTGCAAGGGTTGGTGTTCCATCTAGAAATAAAAGTGCAAAAAGAAGGCCGATCATTAGCATAGTAATTAAAATACTAATAGTGGCACTCCAAGCAAATTTTTTATCCAGTTTCTTCAAAGTAAATGATTGCTCGACAGGATCACTATATAATTCAGGGGAATTGGATTCAACAGGTGATGAGAACACATTAAAAAAACCATAACTGGTAACATAATCCCAACCACTATCAACATACTTTAGCTTTTGTTCGGTTAATATTTTCTTATGATCTGTTACATCAATTCGATATCTCATTTTTTTAGGCTCACCTTTTATAAAATGAGCAAAATGTACTCCCACCTTCTTTAAATGGAGACCCTCCGCTGCCATGTCTGTAAACCAACTTTCATGCTCACCAATCCGCCAATTATCGATGGATCGAAATTTACGGACAATTTTAGTCATAGTATTCATCTCCTTATAATATAAGCCAATCACATACCACCACATTAGTTCTTACATTTTTCCACTGGGATAGTGTTAAACAAAAAAAATGTCAGTCATCTTCAATCGCAGTCATACAATTAAACGCAACGAAATCTTGAATAGTTTTCCTTCTCCATAATTCCCTAATTACTAATACGATTAGTTTTATAAAAAGTTTCCAAAAATAAAAAGGTGAGCTTGGAATAACCTTTTTATACACTAAAACACCCATAATTCCTTAATAAAATTTAAGTTTAATAACCTTATTCTAGTATACAAATTATCATTCCTATGATAAATGGCTTTTCCAATATTTCATTTGTTCACAAAAAAGAGCTCACAACAGAGTGAACTTCTATCAAGCATCTTATTTACCACAACAATGTTGTTTAGATTTATGATCTAGTCCTTTGACTTTTGGTATCTATCTTTAGACTTACGGCCTTTGTCTTTCGACTTTTGATCTTTATCTTTAGACTTACGACCTTTGTCTTTCGACTTTTGGTCTTTATCTTTAGACTTACGGCCTTTGTCTTTCGACTTTTGGTCTTTATCTTTAGACTTACGACCTTTGTCCTTTGACTTTTGGTCTTTATCTTTGCACTTATGGCCTTTGTCCTTCGACTTATGGTCTTTATCTTTTGGCTTTTGATCGTGGTCGTGGTGCTTTCTTGCCTTAGCCTTTGCTTTTGCTCTACGGCGTCTACATGAAGTCACCTGTTGTCGTGCCTTTTCATTACATTTTTCAGAATACCCAATTAATGGTTGATGGTATTGAGCATATCGTTCCGGGTATTTATTGTACATAAGAAGAGGTGCGTTATTCAGCTTAGAATTTTGATTATTTAGATTAATGTCTGCCTCAACTTTTTTTTCATCTTTCTTGTTGTAATTGAAAAACATTAGTCTTCCCCTTTCCTATTTTTTATATAATATGCAATCTAGGACATTGTGAATTAGGCATTTGATTCAAAAAAGTTTCCTTTAGAAAA
Protein-coding regions in this window:
- a CDS encoding DUF2812 domain-containing protein; translation: MTKIVRKFRSIDNWRIGEHESWFTDMAAEGLHLKKVGVHFAHFIKGEPKKMRYRIDVTDHKKILTEQKLKYVDSGWDYVTSYGFFNVFSSPVESNSPELYSDPVEQSFTLKKLDKKFAWSATISILITMLMIGLLFALLFLDGTPTLALVEGQVIQQTVITIFVGYSSFTSLQAALAIRALRKSLLEGKPINHSAPWKKQRRVTTFFAIMVIIITLLGTAHPFIQLVLKETKTLPLKDNGLPIVRLADVEQNAELIRPQSTFIRDGIDWGNRYSYDWSLLAPVQYVSDEIGHVPNQMWKDGSGEYLPTITTRIYQLRYTFLSENVVNDLIKRYSLAYQGGEINVIKDSDFDILMIYTVDNFKEVFAAKGKQIMYIRYHGHADLDSLLVSVEEKMKN